Proteins co-encoded in one Fusarium musae strain F31 chromosome 3, whole genome shotgun sequence genomic window:
- a CDS encoding hypothetical protein (EggNog:ENOG41): MSYKRSRTTYEADLNAPFATFGTPLPDDPDARDDGSFVPVWKQEVRDERGRKRLHGAFTGGWSAGYFNTVGSKEGWTPSTFVSSRNNRHKDAKTQSQQRPEDYMDEEDLADAAEAQKVKTSQAFAGLGSSGQDPNTGGLMGLLRAEGDTMGLKLLRRMGWKDGQGIGPKIRRSARLELGDKSSQSAETHLFAPGNAKMIQFVRKNDRKGLGHDGETKLSSLNPITSAADEEDDDEDNFHDNGLRDSSLLSQKSKAKPGRGGIGVGILNDNGSDEEDPYEMGPKIRYNRVMGGDKKKKKSKKATAAINPALKNAPVFVSRTARAGNGLGRCHDGRLPLDGFVLAKLAEDLSDLFLEYAPPPVPEGWTSSKSPTDRANPSDYKSTADAAKASTHDAKSRAALLGEKSLPGKSVFDYITSSARDRLAAASGNKNLPQGLGEVPEGFNMTEEERQQQVWDEAPPLDRETAIAAISRGSSGPYADNEEKKARYRTYLEHFATGSQPLPYKPKGMTFDDFARELSEFHNCARIFKPMTGFMASRFTTAKKPTVVSANGSETDLVSKPEPKIADPAEEAAKIGMYGQMTRTVEDFYPTRLLCKRFNVRPPAHSQAEAEAEPGSGTTSRDGGSGPMEDVKMNTPFSARGIKSIEGAPANTTTPAPEPEPAIDPHKNEAVEGKTAHDEVLRAIFGDSDSE, translated from the exons ATGTCATATAAACGCTCCCGTACGACCTACGAAGCCGATCTCAATGCACCCTTTGCAACTTTCGGCACTCCTTTGCCCGATGACCCTGACGCTCGAGATGATGGCTCCTTCGTTCCAGTATGGAAGCAGGAGGTGAGGGATGAGAGAGGTCGAAAACGCCTCCACGGTGCATTTACAGGCGGATGGAGCGCAGG TTACTTCAATACTGTCGGATCCAAGGAGGGATGGACACCGTCGACTTTCGTTTCGAGTAGAAACAACCGCCACAAAGATGCCAAAACCCAATCCCAACAACGACCAGAAGACTAcatggatgaggaggacctTGCCGATGCGGCCGAAGCTCAGAAAGTCAAGACTTCTCAAGCATTTGCTGGTCTTGGTTCCTCCGGTCAGGACCCCAATACCGGCGGCTTGATGGGCTTGCTGAGGGCTGAAGGAGATACCATGGGACTGAAGCTGTTGCGGCGCATGGGATGGAAAGACGGACAAGGCATTGGCCCCAAGATTCGGAGAAGCGCCCGGCTTGAGCTTGGGGATAAAAGCTCCCAGTCTGCTGAAACACATTTGTTTGCGCCTGGCAATGCAAAAATGATTCAGTTTGTTCGCAAGAACGATCGAAAGGGACTGGGCCATGACGGAGAAACCAAGTTGTCGAGTCTGAATCCTATCACGTCCGcggcagatgaggaagacgacgacgaagacaatTTCCACGATAATGGTCTCCGGGATTCCTCTTTGCTCTCACAGAAATCTAAGGCTAAACCTGGCCGAGGCGGGATAGGAGTGGGCATCTTGAATGACAATGGctccgatgaggaagatcctTACGAAATGGGACCGAAGATCAGATACAATCGTGTCATGGGCGgtgataaaaagaaaaagaagtcgAAGAAAGCAACGGCAGCAATTAACCCTGCTCTGAAAAATGCGCCGGTTTTTGTGTCTCGAACTGCTCGAGCTGGTAATGGTCTTGGACGgtgtcatgatgggcgaTTACCGCTCGATGGGTTTGTACTCGCCAAACTTGCAGAAGACTTATCCGACCTCTTTTTGGAATACGCACCGCCTCCGGTTCCAGAAGGATGGACGTCTTCAAAATCTCCCACAGACCGAGCCAATCCCTCAGATTACAAGTCAACAGCGGATGCCGCGAAGGCATCGACCCATGATGCAAAGTCTAGAGCAGCCCTTCTTGGAGAGAAGAGCCTACCTGGAAAATCGGTCTTCGATTATATCACGAGCTCAGCACGCGACAgacttgctgctgcttccgGGAACAAAAATCTACCTCAAGGTTTGGGAGAGGTCCCAGAAGGATTCAATATGACAGAAGAGGAACGACAGCAACAGGTATGGGATGAAGCACCCCCGCTGGATCGTGAGACAGCTATTGCAGCTATCTCTCGAGGCTCTTCTGGACCTTACGCAGAcaatgaagagaaaaaggcgCGGTATAGAACTTATCTGGAGCATTTTGCAACAGGCAGCCAACCGCTCCCGTACAAACCCAAGGGCATGACGTTTGACGACTTTGCCAGGGAATTATCGGAATTCCACAATTGCGCGAGAATCTTCAAACCGATGACAGGGTTTATGGCATCTCGATTCACTACGGCGAAGAAACCAACAGTCGTCTCAGCAAACGGATCTGAGACAGATCTGGTGTCGAAGCCCGAACCAAAGATCGCAGATCCAGCAGAAGAGGCAGCCAAAATTGGCATGTATGGGCAAATGACTCGAACAGTCGAAGACTTTTATCCAACGAGACTATTGTGCAAGCGGTTCAACGTCAGACCGCCCGCGCACTCTCAAGCAGAGGCGGAGGCAGAACCTGGCTCCGGGACGACAAGTCGTGATGGAGGTTCAGGACCTATGGAAGATGTGAAGATGAACACACCATTCTCGGCTCGAGGCATCAAGTCAATCGAAGGAGCCCCGGCAaacacaacaacaccagctcCTGAACCGGAGCCCGCCATTGATCCGCATAAGAATGAAGCAGTTGAGGGTAAGACCGCACATGATGAAGTTCTTCGGGCAATATTTGGAGATAGTGACAGCGAATAA